From Qipengyuania sp. HL-TH1:
CTGCGACATCGACTACCGCTATCGCCGCGCGCTCGACCCCGATGGGTTGACCACATACGAGACTGCGGTTCGCGCGCTGAACGAGGCGATAGACGACGCCCGCCTCGCAGGCCTCCCGGCGGCGGACTGCCCCGCCGTGCTTCTGCTCACCCGGCACCTCTCGCGAATTGCCGACGGGGAGCAGACAGGTCGGCGCCACGAGGATGCCGAGCTGCGGCAGCGATGCATCGACCGGCTCAGCGATCTCAAGCATTCGCCCGCGATCGTGGCGCTGGTGCGCCGAGGTCTCGACTATCGGCAGGAGGAGCTCCGGCACTACCGGCGCGAAGGCTCCCGTACCCTGCGCATGATCGCATTCGAGCTGGGAATTGCCCACAGCGACTATCGGCTCGGATACACGACGCCGCAAGAATCTCTCGCCGGAGACCACACGCTGGAATCGAAGGGCCTGTTCGTCCGGATCTCGCCCGAACGCTTCGGGGAGCCGGGCGTCGCCTGGCGTAATCCGCACTGGAAACCACCTGGCGCGACGCTGCGCAAGGCACCCATCACAGTGCTGCGCGACATACCCGGCCTCGCCAAGCGGATCGCCCGAGAACTCAAGCTTCCCGCGCCGGCACAGGCCGGACTCATCTGAAGGAACACGACATGGGATGGCTTACGATGACACGCATGGCCATGGGTGGGCACGAGACCCCCAAGGCCTATCTCGACGCCCAGCTCACCTACGAGCGCAAAGCTGAAGGCGATACGCCCTTCCAGGGACTTCGCGTGCTCAAGAGCGTCTATTCGGGAAGCACCTACTATGCCGCGGCCGAACGCTACGACGAGAACGGCAAGCGGATCTACGTGACCGCGATCATCTGTCTGGTCCGCTGGAATCCGCGCGCCAGCGATGGCCACATCTTCGGCTATAAGGACATGGACGAGGACATGGGTCCCTGCGAAGCGAGCTGCCCGCGGAGCGTCCTCGCGCTCTTGACGACGACCTCGCATCCCTTCGCGCTCGATTGGCGCAGGCGCTGCTACCGGATGCTGGCGCTCAGGGAACGGCGCATCGCCGATGGCGATCTCAT
This genomic window contains:
- a CDS encoding DUF6927 domain-containing protein gives rise to the protein MGWLTMTRMAMGGHETPKAYLDAQLTYERKAEGDTPFQGLRVLKSVYSGSTYYAAAERYDENGKRIYVTAIICLVRWNPRASDGHIFGYKDMDEDMGPCEASCPRSVLALLTTTSHPFALDWRRRCYRMLALRERRIADGDLIRFPEPMKFTDGSEHREFRIRRDGQKTVLTLADGRGRFKISRLLERRFEIVREPKVAKTFFPAA